From Paraburkholderia fungorum, the proteins below share one genomic window:
- a CDS encoding DUF3443 domain-containing protein translates to MRHSSSFITLVGAALLALVVSACGGGGGGSSGASTTANSSNSTGSSTTSSVTSAAPSSQVLAANAVRVTVDSGVSNVPNMPFVSVTICAPGTSTCQTIDHMLVDTGSWGVRVFANQLPASMTLPQQQDASGNLVAECMQFFDGYTWGSVKLADVQIAGETAASLPIQVIDPSYASVPSDCASVGASRNTPSTLQANGILGIGVFKHDCGANCVQQALAGTYYGCTGTACTSIPLAEKYQVANPIPYFATDNNGSLLSLPTVSGGAQSVSGQLIFGIGTQSNNTLGGAQVIGVSASNGTFTTVQNGTTYLRSILDSGSTGLFFQTSQMPACASPNSAYYCPLSTVQLGATIEGVNGVTSAVSFSVGNATSIAQTYAGDSALPLLAGPAFVTSSVFDWGLPFFYGRTVYAAVEQQPTPGGTGPYVAY, encoded by the coding sequence ATGCGTCATAGCTCTTCGTTCATTACCCTGGTCGGCGCGGCACTGCTCGCGCTGGTGGTCAGCGCTTGCGGCGGCGGAGGCGGTGGTTCCAGCGGCGCCAGCACCACGGCTAATTCCAGCAACTCGACCGGTTCGTCGACGACGTCCAGCGTGACCAGCGCGGCGCCTTCGTCTCAGGTGCTCGCGGCCAATGCGGTGCGCGTGACGGTCGATTCCGGCGTCAGCAACGTGCCCAACATGCCGTTTGTCAGCGTGACGATTTGCGCGCCCGGCACGAGCACCTGTCAGACCATCGACCATATGCTGGTCGATACCGGTTCGTGGGGAGTGCGGGTGTTCGCCAATCAGTTGCCCGCGTCGATGACCCTGCCGCAGCAGCAGGACGCGTCCGGCAATCTGGTGGCCGAGTGCATGCAGTTTTTCGACGGCTACACGTGGGGTTCGGTGAAGCTCGCCGACGTGCAGATTGCGGGCGAAACTGCCGCGTCGTTGCCGATTCAGGTGATCGACCCGAGCTACGCGTCGGTGCCTTCCGATTGCGCGAGCGTCGGCGCGTCGCGTAATACGCCGTCCACGTTGCAGGCCAACGGGATTCTCGGCATCGGCGTATTCAAGCACGACTGCGGCGCGAACTGCGTGCAGCAGGCACTCGCGGGTACGTACTACGGTTGCACCGGCACCGCCTGTACGTCGATTCCGCTCGCCGAGAAATATCAGGTCGCCAATCCGATCCCGTACTTTGCGACCGACAACAACGGCTCGTTGCTGAGCCTGCCGACGGTTTCGGGCGGCGCGCAATCGGTCAGCGGTCAACTCATATTCGGCATCGGCACGCAGAGCAACAACACGTTGGGCGGTGCGCAGGTGATCGGCGTCAGTGCGTCGAATGGCACGTTCACAACGGTGCAGAACGGCACGACGTATTTGCGCAGTATCCTCGACAGCGGCTCGACCGGGCTGTTCTTCCAGACCAGTCAGATGCCTGCGTGTGCCAGCCCGAACAGCGCGTATTACTGTCCGTTGTCGACGGTGCAGTTGGGCGCGACGATCGAAGGCGTGAACGGCGTGACGAGCGCGGTGAGCTTCTCGGTGGGCAATGCGACGTCGATCGCGCAGACTTATGCGGGCGACTCGGCGCTGCCTTTGCTGGCCGGTCCGGCTTTCGTGACGTCGTCGGTATTCGATTGGGGGCTACCGTTCTTTTATGGCCGCACCGTCTACGCCGCCGTCGAGCAGCAGCCGACGCCCGGTGGAACGGGGCCATACGTGGCTTACTGA
- a CDS encoding DUF2844 domain-containing protein: MLLTCIARAMLGAGCALSFAAHATLGQNVSTVDSDQTRLRAVAHSAITQSAYSVHLITMPSGTEVREYVASNGIVFGVAWDGPTLPDLKSMLGASFDTYVAATATRRGTPLAVSNSDLVIFSSGHLRAFSGHAYLPQAVPAGVDVSVIQ; the protein is encoded by the coding sequence ATGCTCCTTACCTGCATTGCTCGCGCAATGCTCGGGGCGGGTTGTGCGCTGTCGTTTGCCGCGCACGCCACGCTTGGCCAGAACGTCAGCACCGTCGATAGCGACCAGACGCGCCTGCGCGCCGTCGCTCATTCGGCAATTACGCAAAGCGCGTATTCGGTGCATCTGATCACGATGCCGTCCGGCACCGAGGTTCGCGAATACGTCGCGTCGAACGGGATCGTGTTCGGGGTCGCGTGGGACGGCCCGACGCTGCCCGATCTGAAGTCGATGCTCGGCGCTTCGTTCGACACCTACGTCGCGGCTACCGCGACCCGGCGCGGCACCCCGCTCGCGGTGTCGAACAGCGACCTGGTGATTTTCTCCAGCGGACATCTGCGGGCGTTTTCCGGCCACGCGTATCTGCCGCAAGCCGTGCCCGCTGGCGTCGACGTCAGCGTCATTCAATAA
- a CDS encoding phasin family protein, translated as MDRPDAANPFGDFTKMLEQFKLPGFDVPAIMEARRKDMEALVQANQTAFQGMQSLAQKQADMLRSTLGELQSLTGQLSAGGASPSTKTAELIQQSLHKSLADMQQLAQAAYQTQAESYAVIAKRVEENVQELKSLLQQQKK; from the coding sequence CGCCAATCCGTTTGGCGATTTCACCAAAATGCTGGAGCAGTTCAAGCTCCCCGGCTTCGACGTACCCGCCATCATGGAAGCGCGACGCAAGGACATGGAAGCGCTGGTTCAGGCGAATCAGACGGCTTTTCAGGGCATGCAGTCGCTCGCGCAGAAGCAGGCCGACATGTTGCGCTCGACGCTCGGCGAATTGCAGTCGCTCACCGGGCAGTTGTCGGCCGGCGGCGCATCGCCTTCGACGAAAACGGCGGAGTTGATTCAGCAAAGCCTGCACAAGTCGCTCGCCGACATGCAGCAACTCGCGCAAGCGGCGTATCAGACGCAGGCGGAGTCGTATGCGGTGATCGCAAAACGCGTAGAAGAGAATGTGCAGGAGCTGAAATCGCTTTTGCAGCAGCAGAAGAAGTAG